Proteins from one Staphylococcus saprophyticus subsp. saprophyticus ATCC 15305 = NCTC 7292 genomic window:
- a CDS encoding GNAT family N-acetyltransferase, whose protein sequence is MNYRPAMNVMPNVSLIPPELNMAETLYDLIKSNFSHLSPFLDFIKEDVTVEDEKAYLKMMIQQHAKNKARLFMIYYEETMIGTIDLHHIDQANYKAEVGYWIAEGYTGKQIVTKCVKQLCHYAFETLSLNKLTIMADVNNIASCKVAEKAGFKFVATDYEDVFNGERFRDMNRYVLLKRDF, encoded by the coding sequence ATGAATTATAGACCAGCAATGAATGTAATGCCCAATGTTTCGCTAATACCGCCAGAGTTAAATATGGCGGAAACTTTATATGATTTGATTAAAAGTAATTTTTCACATTTATCTCCATTTTTAGATTTTATTAAGGAAGATGTAACCGTTGAAGATGAAAAAGCATATTTGAAAATGATGATACAGCAGCATGCAAAAAATAAGGCTAGGTTATTTATGATTTACTACGAGGAAACGATGATTGGTACGATAGATTTACATCATATTGATCAAGCTAATTACAAAGCAGAGGTTGGATATTGGATAGCAGAAGGCTATACAGGGAAGCAAATTGTTACAAAATGCGTTAAACAGTTATGCCATTACGCTTTTGAAACATTATCACTGAATAAATTAACTATTATGGCGGATGTTAACAATATAGCGAGTTGTAAAGTAGCAGAAAAAGCGGGCTTTAAATTTGTTGCAACAGATTATGAAGATGTGTTTAATGGTGAACGCTTTAGAGATATGAATCGCTATGTACTGTTGAAAAGAGATTTTTAA
- the ptsG gene encoding glucose-specific PTS transporter subunit IIBC → MLPVAILPAAGLLLAIGTAMQGESLQHYLPFIQNGGIQSVAEMMTGAGGIIFDNLPMIFAMGVAIGLASGDGVAAIAAFVGYLVMNKTMGAFLHVSPDNVNDAASGYASVLGIPTLQTGVFGGIIIGALAAWCYNKFYNISLPSYLGFFAGKRFVPIMMATTSFILAFPMAWIWPSIQTGLNAFSEGLLDSNTGLAVFLFGFIKRLLIPFGLHHIFHAPFWFEFGAWKNAAGEMIHGDQRIFIEQIREGSKLTAGKFMQGEFPVMMFGLPAAALAIYHTAKPENKKVVAGLMGSAALTSFLTGITEPLEFSFLFVAPVLFFVHAILDGLSFLILYLLNVHLGYTFSGGFIDYVLLGVLPNKTQWWLVIPVGVVYAFIYYFVFRFLILKFKYKTPGREDKQAQFTNSSASELPFNVLKAMGGEENIKHLDACITRLRVEVKEKGKVDVAGLKALGASGVLEVGNNMQAIFGPKSDQIKHDMSLIMKGEITKPQETTVTEEESEEVVHIERASEVNIYAPGNGQVIPLSEVPDQVFAQKMMGDGVGFIPADGKIVAPFDGTVKTIFPTKHAIGLESDQGLELLIHIGIDTVKLNGEGFESFVETDDRVHKGQVLMQIDLDYITAHAPSTVTPLIITNLEDRQLSVEDVKDVTAEQLIIKVIDDK, encoded by the coding sequence ATGTTACCAGTCGCTATTTTACCTGCTGCCGGGCTATTATTAGCAATTGGTACTGCGATGCAAGGTGAATCGTTACAACACTACTTACCATTTATTCAAAATGGGGGGATTCAAAGTGTCGCAGAAATGATGACCGGTGCCGGAGGTATTATATTTGATAATTTACCTATGATTTTTGCGATGGGTGTCGCAATTGGGTTAGCAAGTGGTGATGGAGTTGCAGCTATTGCAGCATTTGTAGGTTATCTTGTAATGAACAAAACAATGGGTGCATTTTTACATGTATCTCCTGATAATGTAAATGATGCAGCGAGTGGCTACGCAAGTGTGTTAGGTATTCCAACATTACAAACAGGTGTATTTGGCGGTATTATTATTGGTGCACTAGCAGCCTGGTGTTATAACAAATTCTATAATATTTCGTTACCGTCTTACTTAGGTTTCTTTGCAGGTAAACGTTTTGTACCTATTATGATGGCAACAACATCATTCATATTAGCGTTTCCAATGGCATGGATATGGCCGAGTATTCAAACAGGCTTAAATGCATTTAGTGAAGGTTTACTTGACTCGAATACTGGATTAGCCGTATTTCTCTTTGGATTTATTAAACGATTATTGATACCATTTGGGTTACATCATATCTTCCACGCACCATTCTGGTTTGAATTTGGTGCATGGAAAAATGCAGCTGGAGAAATGATTCATGGGGATCAACGTATCTTCATTGAACAAATACGTGAAGGTAGTAAATTAACTGCAGGTAAATTTATGCAAGGTGAATTTCCAGTGATGATGTTTGGTCTCCCTGCAGCAGCTTTAGCCATTTATCATACAGCAAAACCTGAAAATAAAAAAGTCGTAGCTGGCTTAATGGGATCAGCTGCATTAACTTCTTTCTTAACAGGGATTACAGAACCATTAGAATTTTCATTTTTATTTGTAGCGCCAGTATTATTCTTTGTGCATGCAATATTGGATGGTTTATCATTCTTAATTTTATATTTATTAAATGTACATTTGGGATATACCTTCTCAGGAGGATTTATAGACTATGTCTTACTAGGTGTATTACCAAACAAGACACAATGGTGGTTAGTGATTCCTGTAGGTGTTGTGTACGCCTTTATTTATTACTTTGTCTTCCGATTCTTAATTTTAAAATTCAAGTATAAAACACCGGGACGCGAAGATAAACAAGCACAATTTACAAATTCATCAGCAAGCGAACTTCCATTTAATGTATTGAAAGCAATGGGTGGAGAAGAAAATATTAAGCATTTAGATGCATGTATTACAAGATTACGTGTGGAAGTAAAAGAAAAAGGTAAAGTTGATGTAGCAGGATTGAAAGCATTAGGCGCATCAGGTGTGCTTGAAGTAGGAAACAATATGCAAGCCATTTTTGGTCCTAAATCAGATCAAATTAAACACGACATGTCCTTGATTATGAAAGGTGAAATTACAAAACCTCAAGAGACGACAGTTACGGAAGAAGAAAGTGAAGAAGTAGTTCATATCGAACGTGCGTCTGAAGTAAACATTTATGCGCCAGGAAATGGTCAAGTTATACCGTTGTCTGAAGTGCCAGACCAAGTCTTTGCGCAAAAAATGATGGGCGATGGTGTTGGGTTTATACCAGCTGACGGTAAAATTGTTGCGCCATTCGATGGTACAGTGAAAACCATTTTTCCGACAAAGCATGCCATTGGATTAGAATCAGATCAAGGTCTTGAATTATTAATACACATAGGCATAGATACGGTTAAGTTGAATGGGGAAGGTTTTGAAAGTTTTGTAGAAACAGATGATAGAGTCCATAAAGGACAAGTACTGATGCAAATTGATTTAGATTATATAACAGCCCATGCACCAAGTACGGTTACGCCATTAATTATTACTAATTTAGAGGATAGACAATTATCTGTAGAAGACGTCAAAGATGTAACAGCAGAACAATTAATCATTAAAGTGATAGATGACAAATAA